A window from Aliamphritea hakodatensis encodes these proteins:
- the cysZ gene encoding sulfate transporter CysZ, with product MKGNPFRGAGYFLRGLSMLPEKGIRHFVLVPLLINIFLFAGAIWLLFDQMSVWIDYLLSSMLPDWAWLDFLRYLLWPLVAGSVLVIVYFSFSVVANIIAAPFNGILSEKVEQRLRGATVTDTGWKEMIAMVPQAVGREISKLVYYLPRFLLIFVIALIPVVGLAAPILWFLFGCWMMAIQYCDYPMDNNKVSFTDMRVALKQKRLTSMGFGGLVSIGMMIPLVNLLIMPAAVIGATIYWVEEYASEPAAPGRNISSGAEPRLTRD from the coding sequence ATGAAGGGCAATCCTTTCCGTGGCGCAGGGTATTTTTTGCGCGGTTTGAGTATGTTACCGGAAAAAGGTATCCGGCATTTTGTGCTGGTACCGTTACTGATCAATATTTTTCTGTTTGCCGGGGCGATCTGGCTATTGTTTGATCAGATGAGTGTCTGGATTGATTATCTGCTCTCCAGCATGTTGCCCGACTGGGCATGGCTGGATTTTTTGCGCTATCTGCTCTGGCCTCTGGTGGCCGGCTCAGTTCTGGTGATTGTGTATTTCAGTTTCAGCGTGGTTGCTAACATTATAGCGGCCCCTTTTAACGGCATTTTGTCGGAGAAGGTTGAACAACGCCTGAGAGGCGCAACCGTGACGGATACCGGCTGGAAGGAAATGATTGCCATGGTGCCTCAGGCGGTCGGCCGGGAAATTTCCAAACTGGTGTATTATCTGCCGCGCTTCCTGTTGATATTTGTGATTGCTCTGATTCCGGTGGTTGGCCTGGCTGCGCCGATTCTGTGGTTCCTGTTCGGTTGCTGGATGATGGCCATTCAGTACTGTGACTATCCGATGGACAATAACAAGGTCAGCTTCACCGATATGCGTGTTGCGCTGAAGCAAAAGCGTTTAACGTCGATGGGCTTTGGTGGTTTGGTCTCCATTGGCATGATGATTCCGCTGGTGAACCTTCTGATCATGCCGGCAGCGGTAATTGGTGCGACGATTTACTGGGTGGAAGAGTATGCCAGTGAACCGGCAGCGCCTGGCCGAAATATTTCCTCAGGCGCGGAGCCGCGTCTGACCCGTGACTAA
- a CDS encoding NADP-dependent oxidoreductase, with protein MQAFVIHQFGGPEVLQYQPLPVPELKPGEVLVKTAAAGINPIDWKTCSGGGASAFIGNLPFVPGWEFSGAIVNGNGTRWQADDRVFGMIRFPEPAGCYAEYIAVPADQIARVPDIVELEEAGGLATASLTAWQALFDKGQLKAGQCVLILGAAGGVGHLAVQLAKWAGAHVLGTASMHNHEFLGDLGVDRVIDYQHKRVPEHAKDIDLIIDCVGGESGIEALECLKPDGRLVTLPSVTKDIVAAAGQAQNRHVEAIRVMPDAAQLEQIIALYADDILRLQLNDSYRPDQLEEAFELSATGHVCGKLILSFA; from the coding sequence ATGCAGGCATTTGTTATTCATCAGTTCGGCGGTCCGGAAGTATTACAGTACCAGCCCTTACCGGTACCTGAACTCAAACCCGGTGAAGTACTGGTAAAGACAGCCGCTGCAGGGATCAACCCGATTGACTGGAAAACCTGCTCAGGTGGCGGAGCAAGCGCATTTATCGGTAATTTACCCTTCGTGCCAGGCTGGGAATTCTCCGGCGCCATTGTCAATGGCAACGGCACACGGTGGCAGGCAGACGACCGGGTCTTCGGTATGATCCGCTTCCCAGAACCTGCCGGCTGTTATGCCGAATACATTGCCGTACCGGCCGACCAGATCGCCCGGGTGCCTGATATTGTCGAGCTCGAGGAAGCCGGTGGCCTGGCCACCGCCAGCCTGACTGCATGGCAGGCACTGTTTGACAAAGGCCAGCTGAAAGCCGGCCAGTGTGTACTGATACTGGGCGCCGCCGGAGGTGTCGGACATTTAGCCGTGCAACTGGCGAAGTGGGCCGGGGCACATGTGCTGGGTACCGCCTCTATGCATAACCATGAATTTCTGGGCGATTTAGGCGTTGACCGGGTCATCGATTACCAACATAAGCGGGTGCCGGAACACGCCAAAGACATTGACCTGATCATTGACTGTGTCGGCGGGGAGAGCGGCATTGAAGCCCTTGAATGCCTGAAGCCGGATGGCAGACTGGTCACCCTGCCGTCAGTCACAAAAGACATCGTCGCCGCTGCCGGCCAGGCCCAGAACCGCCATGTTGAGGCGATCAGAGTTATGCCAGATGCCGCCCAGCTGGAACAGATCATCGCCCTCTACGCCGATGATATTCTGCGCCTGCAGCTCAATGACAGCTACCGGCCCGATCAGTTGGAGGAAGCCTTCGAGCTGAGCGCAACCGGCCATGTATGCGGGAAACTGATTCTCAGCTTCGCCTGA
- a CDS encoding YjaG family protein, with amino-acid sequence MSQWMLEKEIKALDGWQLTAFSVALTERMYPNFALFSRLLEFGDRQQVRQILDGVWNHLGNTGAKMNFEVQLSNIEDNMPDLDEFDMYGASPALDAMVALFSCVSCLLDNSRAEAANIGNLSLECVATFVEVTAEAQLSDEEVLRLISNHDMMLQEEAFQEEVVRRINSVKQPNAKFIAELRELAANEGVSNIGVSDD; translated from the coding sequence ATGTCACAGTGGATGCTGGAAAAAGAGATCAAGGCCCTGGATGGGTGGCAACTGACGGCCTTTTCGGTTGCGCTGACTGAACGTATGTATCCGAATTTTGCATTGTTTTCCCGGTTGCTGGAGTTTGGTGACCGGCAGCAGGTGCGGCAGATTCTCGACGGTGTCTGGAACCATCTGGGGAACACCGGTGCAAAAATGAACTTTGAAGTTCAGCTGAGCAATATTGAAGACAATATGCCGGATTTGGATGAGTTCGATATGTACGGTGCATCGCCGGCACTGGATGCCATGGTGGCATTATTTTCCTGTGTCAGCTGTTTACTGGATAACAGCCGGGCGGAAGCGGCAAATATCGGCAATCTGTCGCTGGAATGTGTGGCAACCTTTGTGGAAGTGACTGCCGAAGCGCAGTTATCTGATGAAGAAGTCCTGCGGCTGATCAGTAACCACGACATGATGTTGCAGGAAGAAGCGTTCCAGGAAGAAGTGGTGCGCCGTATTAACAGTGTGAAGCAGCCAAATGCCAAATTCATTGCTGAACTGCGCGAACTGGCGGCTAACGAAGGTGTCAGTAATATCGGTGTGAGCGACGACTGA
- a CDS encoding TRAP transporter small permease subunit, with translation MKSNFMVKAINCLDGLSECIGRSISWLTLAMVIVTFIVVVMRYVFEVGNIQLQESVIYMHSFVFLLAAGYTLKHDGHVRVDIFYRPLGERGKAIINIIGTLFLLFPVAGFILWISWDYVAFSWKNLEGSQEAGGIEALFILKTCLIVMPVLMLLQGLAELLRNLLVLTGDGHLLKTDDLEHPL, from the coding sequence ATGAAAAGTAACTTCATGGTTAAAGCCATTAACTGTCTCGACGGTCTGAGTGAATGCATTGGCCGTTCTATTTCCTGGCTGACGCTGGCCATGGTGATTGTCACCTTCATTGTTGTTGTCATGCGGTATGTGTTCGAAGTGGGCAACATCCAGCTACAGGAATCGGTCATTTACATGCACAGTTTTGTGTTCCTGCTCGCCGCCGGATACACCCTGAAACATGACGGCCATGTACGGGTGGATATTTTCTACCGGCCGCTGGGTGAACGCGGTAAAGCCATCATCAACATCATTGGCACCCTGTTTCTGTTATTCCCGGTTGCCGGATTTATTTTGTGGATCTCCTGGGACTATGTCGCCTTCTCCTGGAAAAATCTGGAAGGCTCGCAGGAAGCCGGTGGTATAGAGGCCCTCTTTATCCTCAAAACCTGCCTCATTGTCATGCCTGTACTGATGCTCCTGCAGGGGCTGGCAGAACTGTTACGTAATCTGCTAGTGCTGACCGGCGACGGCCACCTGTTAAAAACTGATGACCTGGAGCACCCGTTATGA
- a CDS encoding TRAP transporter large permease, protein MTELLPLLLFLGAIIVLLLGYSVAFSLAGTGLIFAAIGIMTGTFEPQFLEAVPNRIFGIMNNTVLIAVPLFVFMGVMLERSKIAEDLLDTMAALFGPLRGGLGISVTVVGMLLAASTGIVGATVVTMGLLSLPTMLRRGYDPGVATGTICASGTLGQIIPPSIVLVLLGDVISSAYQQSQLDRGIFSPETVTVGDLFLGALIPGLMLVGAYILYLVGKAIFQPDTVPAIPEEERTAMDNMLQRVCSALLPPVLLVGLVLGSILAGWATPTEAASVGAVGAILLALMRRCLTLEILKEVMQTTTQVSSMVFIILVGASIFSLVFRGYGGDDLVREFLTDLPGGVFGAVLLVMLVIFLLGFFLDFIEITFVVVPIVAPILLSMGLDPIWLGIMIAINLQTSFLTPPFGFALFYLRGVAPASITTMQIYRGVIPFILIQLLALIAIAQWPALATWLPTLVYG, encoded by the coding sequence ATCACTGAATTACTGCCGCTGCTGTTATTTCTGGGCGCAATTATTGTCCTGCTGCTGGGCTATTCAGTGGCCTTTTCTCTGGCGGGCACAGGTCTGATTTTTGCCGCCATCGGTATTATGACCGGCACTTTTGAACCCCAGTTTCTGGAGGCCGTGCCAAACCGTATTTTCGGCATCATGAACAACACAGTACTGATTGCAGTGCCCCTGTTTGTCTTTATGGGCGTCATGCTGGAACGCTCTAAAATTGCTGAAGATCTGTTGGATACCATGGCAGCACTGTTCGGCCCGCTGCGGGGCGGCCTGGGTATTTCAGTGACCGTCGTCGGTATGTTACTGGCCGCCAGTACCGGCATTGTCGGGGCAACCGTGGTTACCATGGGCCTGTTATCCCTGCCAACCATGCTGCGCCGGGGTTATGACCCGGGTGTTGCCACCGGCACCATCTGTGCGTCCGGTACGCTGGGGCAGATCATCCCGCCATCCATCGTACTGGTGTTACTGGGTGATGTAATTTCATCTGCGTATCAGCAATCCCAGCTGGACCGGGGGATCTTCTCACCGGAAACCGTCACCGTCGGCGATCTGTTTCTGGGGGCCCTGATTCCGGGTCTGATGCTGGTCGGTGCCTATATTCTCTATCTGGTGGGTAAGGCCATTTTTCAGCCGGACACGGTGCCAGCTATCCCGGAAGAAGAGCGTACCGCAATGGATAACATGCTCCAGCGAGTATGTTCTGCCCTGTTACCGCCGGTTTTACTGGTCGGGCTGGTGCTGGGCTCCATTCTGGCGGGCTGGGCAACGCCGACAGAAGCCGCATCGGTGGGTGCAGTGGGCGCCATTCTGCTGGCCCTGATGCGCCGCTGTCTGACGCTGGAGATTCTGAAAGAAGTCATGCAGACCACCACCCAGGTCAGCTCCATGGTATTTATTATTCTGGTAGGTGCCTCAATCTTCTCGCTGGTCTTCCGCGGCTACGGCGGTGACGATCTGGTACGGGAATTTCTGACAGATCTGCCCGGTGGCGTATTCGGCGCGGTCCTGCTGGTGATGCTGGTCATCTTCCTGCTCGGCTTCTTCCTGGACTTCATTGAAATCACCTTCGTTGTGGTGCCAATTGTTGCGCCGATTCTGCTGTCGATGGGGCTGGACCCGATCTGGCTGGGCATTATGATCGCCATCAACCTGCAGACTTCGTTCCTGACGCCGCCGTTCGGGTTTGCCCTGTTCTATCTTCGCGGGGTCGCACCGGCCAGCATCACGACGATGCAGATTTACCGGGGCGTTATCCCGTTTATACTGATTCAGTTACTGGCACTGATCGCCATCGCGCAGTGGCCGGCACTGGCAACCTGGTTACCGACACTGGTTTACGGATAA